A region from the Streptomyces sp. 3214.6 genome encodes:
- a CDS encoding FtsK/SpoIIIE domain-containing protein → MEAVTDYGPDALLVAAMLVSVTLLLVVIRYVRADRGTRVSMRQAVWVRWGWVRLARMAGLTVTDKTPGLLAQITAQKDGPALAPRVLTPRIKVKPDRFGVIVRARTLPQVGLEEYQKAARFLADAWRCTRVSVLPDGPGRVVIRGVRSDPLTTPTEHRPTGRPLEEVSRWELGVDEYAAPVCVSLANVPGVTVAGTPGAGKTSAVNKFVCDLAPSAAVQFVGFDGKVSRASEGDYADLVKRMFAFCGDDLDEANALFKRLVALRRRRSSVIRDVLGVKNMWHVGPSRLWPLTVVLIDEAHTFFREYKGSDAETKRLAALTAENARLVEDLVKKGRSVGILVILISQKTTGDAIPTFIRDVCPVGLSFAQKTVEAAVAALGDDIRNWPDASPVTLQDPAYVGVAVMAMQGRPGYTRIRTPYVSDADAAHIAEATSHLTADPALCLDALLDTTGHTNPGDDGLDGPAVSLSKP, encoded by the coding sequence ATGGAAGCCGTGACGGATTACGGACCGGATGCGCTGCTGGTCGCGGCCATGCTGGTCAGTGTGACGCTGCTGCTGGTCGTGATCCGCTACGTGCGGGCCGACCGGGGCACGCGGGTCAGTATGCGGCAGGCCGTTTGGGTGCGCTGGGGCTGGGTGCGCCTGGCTCGGATGGCCGGGCTGACGGTCACCGACAAGACACCGGGTCTGCTCGCGCAGATCACCGCGCAGAAGGACGGCCCCGCGCTGGCCCCTCGGGTGCTGACTCCCAGGATCAAGGTGAAGCCGGACCGGTTCGGTGTGATCGTGCGGGCCAGGACGCTGCCTCAGGTGGGGTTGGAGGAGTACCAGAAGGCGGCGCGGTTCCTGGCCGACGCCTGGCGGTGCACGCGGGTCTCGGTCCTGCCGGACGGGCCCGGTCGCGTGGTGATCCGTGGCGTGCGCTCCGACCCGTTGACCACGCCGACCGAGCACCGTCCCACCGGCCGCCCGCTGGAGGAGGTGTCGCGGTGGGAGTTGGGGGTGGACGAGTATGCGGCGCCGGTGTGCGTGTCCTTGGCGAACGTGCCCGGGGTAACCGTGGCCGGCACCCCGGGTGCGGGCAAGACCTCGGCGGTGAACAAGTTCGTCTGTGACCTCGCGCCGTCGGCGGCCGTGCAGTTCGTGGGCTTCGACGGGAAGGTGTCGCGGGCCTCAGAGGGCGACTACGCGGATCTGGTCAAGCGGATGTTCGCGTTCTGCGGTGACGACCTGGACGAGGCGAACGCGCTGTTCAAGCGCCTGGTGGCGCTGCGTCGGCGGCGGTCGTCGGTGATCCGTGACGTGCTGGGCGTGAAAAACATGTGGCACGTCGGCCCCTCGCGGCTGTGGCCGCTCACCGTGGTCCTCATCGATGAGGCGCACACGTTCTTCCGCGAGTACAAGGGCAGCGACGCCGAGACGAAACGTCTGGCCGCACTGACGGCGGAGAACGCCCGGCTGGTGGAGGACCTGGTCAAGAAGGGCCGCAGCGTCGGCATCCTGGTGATCCTGATCAGCCAGAAGACCACCGGGGATGCCATCCCGACCTTCATCCGCGACGTGTGTCCGGTCGGGCTGTCGTTCGCGCAGAAGACGGTGGAAGCCGCGGTGGCCGCACTCGGTGACGACATCCGCAACTGGCCCGACGCCAGCCCGGTCACCTTGCAGGACCCCGCCTATGTCGGGGTCGCGGTGATGGCGATGCAGGGCCGCCCCGGCTACACCCGCATCCGCACCCCGTACGTCTCCGACGCCGACGCTGCCCATATCGCGGAAGCCACCTCCCACCTGACCGCCGACCCCGCCCTGTGCCTGGACGCCCTCCTCGACACCACCGGCCACACGAACCCCGGCGACGACGGGCTGGACGGTCCGGCCGTCAGCCTGTCCAAGCCCTGA
- a CDS encoding SCO3933 family regulatory protein translates to MAMSRIRVALLPSAVCIAGTEPVLKIKDQQTGEVATDRETGASLYTVTVMLMEDGRAEVLKITVPETGLAGGLKPGVMVRPVELIATPWARIFNGQLSDGVAYRAARLELVTAEAAQ, encoded by the coding sequence ATGGCCATGTCTCGAATCCGTGTTGCTCTGCTGCCGTCGGCGGTGTGCATCGCGGGCACCGAGCCGGTACTGAAGATCAAGGACCAGCAGACCGGGGAGGTCGCCACCGACCGGGAGACCGGCGCGTCGCTGTACACCGTGACCGTGATGCTCATGGAGGACGGCCGGGCCGAGGTCCTGAAGATCACGGTCCCGGAGACGGGCCTCGCGGGTGGACTGAAGCCGGGCGTGATGGTCCGGCCTGTGGAGCTGATCGCCACCCCGTGGGCGCGGATCTTCAACGGTCAGCTCTCCGACGGCGTCGCCTACCGCGCCGCCCGCCTGGAGCTGGTCACGGCGGAGGCGGCCCAGTGA
- a CDS encoding GntR family transcriptional regulator — translation MTLPLDQDPRPPYVQAADVLRAAIRDGELRPGERLPSARELQRRFGIASSTVQNALRLLKEEGLIYSVLGRGSYVRAHDGEPEPEGEEAAASESDPAYVGLGDLRRGWQVAPTDDPRPPYVQTADALRQQIQDGRLVPGAKLPSARELQQQFGIANSTAQNALRLLKDEGLIYSVQGRGVFVRQLSPHDQFLKRYHEMLDKSAAQRRADEEAVRLSGKTDDEVAAELEAAEERFAKASVEFEAATAHRDAMRAVMEQRKRLSGDCTPEEKAAKAQLLRDRLAEGRRRR, via the coding sequence ATGACGCTGCCCCTGGACCAGGACCCCCGGCCGCCGTACGTGCAGGCCGCCGACGTCCTACGCGCCGCCATCCGTGACGGCGAGCTGCGTCCGGGCGAGCGACTGCCCTCCGCACGCGAGCTGCAACGGCGCTTCGGAATCGCGAGTTCGACAGTCCAGAACGCCCTGCGCCTGCTCAAAGAGGAGGGGCTGATCTACTCCGTCCTGGGGCGGGGCAGCTACGTGCGCGCCCACGACGGCGAGCCCGAGCCAGAAGGGGAAGAGGCCGCCGCCAGTGAGTCTGACCCCGCATACGTCGGACTCGGTGACCTTCGGCGGGGATGGCAGGTGGCACCCACCGACGACCCCCGCCCCCCCTACGTGCAGACCGCGGACGCACTCCGCCAGCAGATCCAGGACGGCCGGCTCGTACCAGGAGCCAAGCTCCCCTCCGCCCGCGAGCTGCAACAGCAGTTCGGCATCGCCAACTCCACCGCGCAGAACGCCCTGCGGCTACTCAAGGACGAGGGGCTGATCTACTCGGTCCAGGGCCGGGGCGTGTTCGTCCGCCAGCTCAGCCCGCACGACCAGTTCCTCAAGCGCTACCACGAGATGCTTGACAAGTCTGCGGCCCAGCGCCGCGCGGACGAAGAGGCCGTACGCCTCAGCGGCAAGACCGACGATGAAGTCGCCGCCGAACTGGAGGCCGCCGAGGAACGCTTCGCGAAGGCCAGCGTCGAATTCGAAGCCGCCACAGCCCACCGCGACGCGATGCGAGCCGTCATGGAGCAACGCAAGCGCCTCAGCGGCGACTGCACCCCCGAGGAGAAGGCCGCCAAGGCCCAACTCCTGCGCGACAGACTTGCCGAAGGCCGACGCCGACGCTGA
- a CDS encoding DUF7848 domain-containing protein, translating into MGTVTPRSVLRYESWTLQPDCEPDAEPVLYAMQCAVDGETSPASEDFTEPQNWVLRHCGQNPSHHTYREIITRPWRAWRQT; encoded by the coding sequence GTGGGGACGGTGACCCCTCGCTCGGTCCTCCGTTACGAGAGCTGGACTCTCCAGCCTGACTGCGAGCCGGACGCGGAGCCGGTCCTGTACGCGATGCAGTGTGCCGTGGACGGCGAGACGTCCCCGGCAAGCGAGGACTTCACCGAACCGCAGAACTGGGTGCTGCGGCACTGCGGCCAGAACCCGTCCCACCACACCTACCGGGAGATCATCACCCGGCCCTGGCGAGCCTGGCGGCAGACCTGA
- a CDS encoding helix-turn-helix domain-containing protein, whose amino-acid sequence MPNERLRAVMSAGGWTYAALAQEVEVDPKSVERWVNRGRTPRRTTALQAARALGEDVHALWPALRQARPARAISPELVALYEQRADIPASTFTDLMAQARERIDILVYAAVFLHEAYPRLNELLTERAAEGCTVRIAIGDAASDNVQARGQEERFGHGIESRCRLALMHYRPLTGSPGIEVRTHGTTLYNSLYRADDQQLVNAHVWGVNAYAAPVWHLRRHETGGMFDTYAESFDAVWATATPVREEG is encoded by the coding sequence ATGCCGAACGAAAGACTACGAGCCGTCATGTCGGCGGGAGGCTGGACGTACGCCGCCCTAGCTCAGGAAGTCGAGGTCGACCCCAAGTCGGTCGAGCGCTGGGTGAACCGCGGGCGCACGCCACGCCGGACCACAGCCCTCCAGGCGGCCCGAGCCCTGGGAGAAGACGTGCACGCACTCTGGCCGGCGCTCCGCCAGGCCCGCCCCGCCCGCGCCATCAGCCCCGAACTGGTCGCGCTCTACGAGCAGCGGGCCGACATCCCCGCCTCGACGTTCACCGACCTGATGGCCCAGGCCCGGGAGCGGATCGACATTCTCGTGTACGCGGCCGTCTTCCTCCACGAGGCGTACCCTCGGCTGAACGAACTCCTCACCGAACGCGCCGCCGAAGGCTGCACCGTCCGCATCGCGATCGGGGACGCCGCCAGCGACAACGTCCAAGCCCGCGGCCAGGAGGAGCGGTTCGGCCACGGCATCGAATCCCGCTGCCGTCTCGCCCTCATGCACTACAGGCCGCTCACCGGCAGCCCCGGCATCGAGGTCCGCACCCACGGCACCACTCTCTACAACTCCCTCTACCGCGCCGACGACCAGCAACTCGTCAACGCCCATGTCTGGGGCGTCAACGCGTACGCCGCCCCCGTGTGGCATCTTCGGCGACATGAGACAGGCGGCATGTTCGATACCTATGCCGAGAGCTTCGACGCGGTGTGGGCGACGGCGACGCCCGTACGAGAGGAAGGCTGA
- a CDS encoding NUDIX domain-containing protein, protein MARTEYYDDPNAPKPNSMVVAASAVVTDDHGRILLQRRRDNDLWALPGGGMDLTDSLPGTAVREVKEETGLDVEITGLVGTYTDPKHIIAYTDGEVRRQFNVCFTARITGGQLAISDESTELRFVPPEEIEQLPMHHTQQLRLQHFLEQREKPYLG, encoded by the coding sequence GTGGCCCGCACCGAGTACTACGACGACCCGAACGCCCCCAAGCCGAACAGCATGGTCGTCGCCGCCTCCGCCGTCGTCACCGACGACCACGGCCGCATCCTCCTCCAGCGCCGCCGCGACAACGACCTGTGGGCGCTACCCGGCGGAGGCATGGACCTCACCGACTCCCTGCCAGGCACGGCCGTCCGCGAAGTCAAAGAAGAGACCGGCCTGGACGTCGAGATCACCGGCCTGGTCGGCACCTACACCGACCCGAAACACATCATCGCCTACACCGACGGCGAGGTCCGCCGCCAGTTCAACGTCTGCTTCACCGCCCGCATCACCGGCGGCCAGCTGGCAATCTCCGACGAGTCCACCGAGCTCCGGTTCGTACCGCCCGAAGAGATCGAGCAACTGCCGATGCACCACACCCAACAGCTCAGGCTCCAGCACTTCCTGGAACAGCGCGAGAAGCCGTACCTGGGCTGA
- a CDS encoding immunity protein Imm33 domain-containing protein, translated as MGEGMGIRRLIGLGQRPDDAERAMIDRQRKLCLRVKASYLSVGNVEKIGVSKGVLEDPQWPIHGVRVKPERGTCGWYIWTGKHDPDDPDFFAPVHAKHLFEVRPDICDYLGMSPGWRFLIAPNHEDIWFDQDALKSDH; from the coding sequence ATGGGCGAGGGCATGGGGATTCGAAGATTGATCGGATTGGGGCAGCGTCCGGACGATGCCGAGCGCGCCATGATCGACAGGCAGCGAAAGCTGTGCTTGCGAGTCAAGGCGTCTTACTTGAGCGTCGGAAATGTGGAAAAAATCGGCGTCTCCAAAGGGGTTCTAGAAGATCCCCAATGGCCCATCCATGGGGTCAGAGTAAAGCCGGAACGAGGAACTTGCGGATGGTATATCTGGACTGGTAAACACGACCCAGACGACCCCGACTTTTTTGCGCCGGTGCATGCTAAGCATCTATTCGAGGTGCGTCCGGATATATGCGACTATCTCGGAATGTCACCTGGATGGCGCTTCTTGATCGCACCGAATCATGAAGACATCTGGTTTGATCAAGACGCACTGAAGTCCGATCATTAG
- a CDS encoding DUF4259 domain-containing protein, which yields MGKWGYKPFENDTAADFSGDLDEAPESERLELLRAALSAVAASDGHVDAGRAEVAIAAAAVVARDFPDGEQFQSAVCGPTQSIPPVPSDFVTLAARAVDRLLDGDNDLSDDWSGEVEGERWNGTLRCLSRVLSGEQTDSPEKLW from the coding sequence ATGGGCAAGTGGGGCTACAAGCCGTTCGAGAATGACACGGCCGCTGATTTTTCTGGCGATCTTGACGAGGCGCCCGAGTCGGAGCGCCTTGAGCTGCTGCGGGCTGCCCTGTCTGCTGTGGCTGCGAGTGATGGCCATGTCGACGCCGGTCGCGCGGAAGTCGCTATCGCGGCCGCTGCGGTTGTTGCTCGCGATTTTCCTGACGGGGAACAGTTTCAATCCGCGGTGTGTGGTCCAACGCAGAGCATTCCCCCTGTGCCATCAGATTTTGTGACACTGGCAGCTAGGGCCGTCGATCGCCTGCTCGATGGGGATAACGACTTGAGCGATGACTGGAGTGGAGAGGTAGAAGGAGAGCGCTGGAACGGCACTTTGCGGTGCCTGAGCAGAGTCCTATCCGGTGAGCAGACGGATTCGCCGGAAAAGCTCTGGTAG
- a CDS encoding PIN domain-containing protein, with amino-acid sequence MTFGELTKWTEIRHWGARSRQELADRLSGIPILPGDEAVAATWGRLSAAGIQRGRPRPINDMWIAACALTYDLPLATLNLKDYEDFRAHHGLRILGAE; translated from the coding sequence GTGACCTTCGGCGAACTGACCAAGTGGACCGAGATCCGCCACTGGGGTGCCCGCAGCCGCCAGGAGCTCGCCGACCGGCTCTCCGGCATCCCGATCCTGCCCGGCGACGAAGCCGTCGCCGCGACCTGGGGCCGCCTGTCAGCCGCGGGCATCCAGCGCGGACGCCCACGCCCGATCAACGACATGTGGATCGCGGCCTGTGCCCTCACCTACGACCTGCCGCTGGCCACGCTCAACCTCAAGGACTACGAGGACTTCCGAGCCCACCACGGTCTGCGCATCCTCGGCGCGGAGTAG
- a CDS encoding DUF397 domain-containing protein gives MTELNWQKSTYSEEASSCVYVATTPTGTILLRESDEPETIVTTGPHQLGALITSLRHR, from the coding sequence ATGACCGAACTCAACTGGCAGAAATCCACATACAGCGAGGAGGCCTCCTCCTGCGTCTACGTCGCTACCACTCCCACCGGAACGATCCTCCTCCGCGAAAGCGACGAACCGGAAACCATCGTCACCACTGGCCCGCACCAACTCGGAGCCCTGATAACCAGCCTGCGTCACCGCTGA
- a CDS encoding helix-turn-helix domain-containing protein, with amino-acid sequence MPPRQTPTARQLRLGAELRKLREQAGLTARAAGEMIGANQARISNIETGRFGLSEQRIRTLAHNYDCTDEALVDALVVMATHRERGWWEEYRDTLPPRFLDVAEMEHHAVALRVAQVINIPGLLQTPEHARALFRQVVPALRPHEIEYRISHRIKRQAILHRNRPPQYTAIIHEAALRMGFGGHEVARAQLDHVMKMSEQPHVAVRVIPFDGTAFPTVGHGLDYAHGPVPALDTAQLDAAHGSELIDSVAQLAKYRLILDRMEQATLEPAPSRDLIHRIAQDT; translated from the coding sequence ATGCCGCCACGGCAGACACCCACGGCACGCCAACTCCGCCTGGGTGCCGAACTGCGCAAGCTCCGCGAGCAGGCGGGCCTCACCGCCCGCGCGGCCGGCGAGATGATCGGTGCCAACCAGGCACGCATCAGCAACATCGAGACAGGTCGCTTCGGGCTCAGCGAGCAGCGCATCCGCACGCTCGCCCACAACTACGACTGCACCGACGAAGCCCTCGTCGACGCGCTCGTAGTCATGGCGACGCACCGTGAACGCGGCTGGTGGGAGGAGTACCGGGACACGCTGCCACCCCGCTTCCTGGACGTCGCGGAGATGGAGCATCACGCCGTCGCTCTACGCGTCGCCCAGGTCATCAACATCCCCGGCCTGCTCCAGACGCCGGAGCACGCCCGCGCCTTGTTCCGCCAGGTGGTTCCGGCTCTACGCCCACATGAGATCGAGTACCGCATCTCCCACCGCATCAAGCGCCAGGCAATCCTCCACCGGAACCGGCCTCCGCAGTACACGGCGATCATCCACGAAGCCGCCCTGCGTATGGGCTTCGGCGGCCACGAAGTGGCACGCGCCCAGCTGGACCACGTCATGAAGATGAGCGAACAGCCCCACGTCGCAGTCCGGGTGATCCCGTTCGACGGCACGGCCTTCCCTACCGTCGGCCACGGCCTGGACTACGCGCACGGGCCGGTCCCCGCCCTCGACACCGCCCAGCTCGACGCGGCCCATGGCAGCGAACTCATCGACTCCGTCGCACAGTTGGCCAAGTACCGACTCATCCTGGACCGCATGGAGCAGGCCACCCTGGAACCCGCCCCCTCCCGCGACCTCATCCACCGCATCGCCCAAGACACCTGA
- a CDS encoding ATP-binding protein gives MVTVSPSECEAVPTWAYTLQLPHDPRAARIARVTLRAVLAGHGMRQLQDSAELLATELVTNAYRHSAGPAALRLRGLGGSRLRVSVWDANPHIPPPFDKRSGSRRLPVPAGADAEGGRGLFLVCHYAETWGGYPLGGGLSGGGGKLLWCEVGGGSW, from the coding sequence ATGGTCACCGTATCCCCGTCGGAGTGCGAAGCGGTTCCAACCTGGGCGTACACACTTCAACTGCCCCATGACCCACGGGCCGCCCGGATCGCCCGCGTCACGCTCAGAGCCGTTCTCGCCGGACACGGCATGCGCCAACTACAGGACTCCGCCGAACTGTTGGCCACGGAGCTCGTCACCAACGCCTACCGGCACTCCGCAGGTCCAGCCGCCCTTCGCCTTCGCGGCCTCGGCGGCAGTCGGCTCCGCGTGAGTGTCTGGGACGCCAACCCGCACATCCCGCCTCCCTTCGACAAGCGGTCCGGGTCCCGACGTCTTCCCGTTCCGGCGGGCGCTGACGCCGAAGGCGGGCGCGGGCTCTTTCTCGTATGCCATTACGCCGAGACGTGGGGTGGGTATCCGCTCGGCGGCGGCCTCTCCGGGGGTGGTGGGAAGCTTCTGTGGTGCGAGGTGGGTGGAGGATCGTGGTGA
- a CDS encoding Uma2 family endonuclease — translation MSMHPRGIGVPPSGSFGDVLRIVEELDTPAGYKAELIRGKIVLSPGPKLRYMKVIKSLRLQLGPQAPEGHYADAAPILFAFPGSERAYGPDLHVADESAFDAEGRHADGAALSLAAELTSDPTEDVDWIDRMETYGRVVPVYLLLDMWAGEIDVLWDPSPKGYRSRTNVPFGRPVRIPASFDFELDTSGFAVGQV, via the coding sequence ATGTCCATGCACCCCCGGGGCATCGGCGTCCCGCCGAGCGGATCCTTCGGGGACGTGCTCCGGATCGTCGAGGAACTGGACACGCCGGCCGGATACAAGGCCGAGCTCATCCGCGGGAAGATCGTCCTGTCGCCGGGGCCGAAACTGCGCTACATGAAGGTCATCAAGTCGCTGCGGCTCCAGCTGGGGCCGCAAGCCCCCGAGGGGCACTACGCGGACGCGGCTCCGATTCTCTTCGCTTTCCCCGGCTCCGAGCGGGCATACGGGCCTGACCTGCACGTCGCCGACGAATCCGCCTTCGACGCCGAAGGCAGGCACGCCGACGGTGCCGCCCTCTCCCTCGCCGCCGAGCTGACGTCCGACCCTACCGAGGACGTCGACTGGATCGACAGGATGGAGACATACGGGCGGGTCGTCCCGGTTTACCTGCTGCTCGATATGTGGGCCGGGGAGATCGACGTCCTCTGGGATCCGTCTCCCAAGGGGTACCGGTCCCGGACCAACGTTCCCTTCGGGCGGCCCGTGCGTATCCCGGCGTCGTTCGACTTCGAGCTCGACACGTCCGGGTTCGCCGTAGGCCAGGTGTAG
- the rplU gene encoding 50S ribosomal protein L21: protein MYAIVRSGGRQHKVAVGDIVEVDKISTAKVGDTVELSTLLVVDGDAVTSDPWVLAGIKVQAEVVDHHKGVKIDILRYKNKTGYRRRQGHRQQYTAIKVTEIPAAAK, encoded by the coding sequence GTGTACGCCATCGTGCGCAGCGGTGGTCGCCAGCACAAGGTTGCTGTCGGCGACATCGTTGAGGTTGACAAGATTTCCACTGCCAAGGTTGGCGACACGGTCGAGCTCTCGACCCTGCTCGTTGTCGACGGCGACGCTGTGACCAGCGACCCGTGGGTGCTGGCCGGCATCAAGGTCCAGGCCGAGGTCGTGGACCACCACAAGGGCGTCAAGATCGACATCCTTCGCTACAAGAACAAGACCGGCTACCGCCGTCGTCAGGGCCACCGCCAGCAGTACACGGCGATCAAGGTCACTGAGATCCCCGCGGCTGCGAAGTAA
- the rpmA gene encoding 50S ribosomal protein L27: protein MAHKKGASSTRNGRDSNAQRLGVKRFGGQVVNAGEILVRQRGTHFHPGAGVGRGGDDTLFALQAGSVQFGTHRGRKVVNIVPVA from the coding sequence ATGGCACACAAGAAGGGCGCATCGTCCACCCGGAACGGTCGCGACTCCAATGCCCAGCGGCTCGGCGTGAAGCGCTTCGGCGGTCAGGTCGTCAACGCGGGTGAGATCCTGGTCCGCCAGCGCGGCACGCACTTCCACCCCGGCGCGGGCGTCGGCCGTGGCGGCGACGACACGCTGTTCGCCCTGCAGGCCGGTTCGGTGCAGTTCGGCACCCACCGTGGCCGCAAGGTCGTGAACATCGTCCCGGTTGCCTGA
- the obgE gene encoding GTPase ObgE, whose protein sequence is MTTFVDRVELHVAAGNGGHGCASVHREKFKPLGGPDGGNGGRGGDVILVVDQSVTTLLDYHHKPHRSATNGKPGEGGNRSGKDGQDLVLPVPDGTVIQDKAGNVLADLVGHGTSYVAAQGGRGGLGNAALASARRKAPGFALLGEPGDFHDIVLELKTVADVALVGYPSAGKSSLISVLSAAKPKIADYPFTTLVPNLGVVTAGETVYTIADVPGLIPGASQGKGLGLEFLRHVERCSVLVHVLDTATLESERDPLSDLDIIEEELKQYGGLGNRPRLVVLNKIDVPDGKDLAEMVRPELEDRGYRVFEVSAVAHMGLKELSFALAEMVGTARAAKPKEEATRIVIRPKAVDDTGFTVSLEEDGLFRVRGEKPERWVRQTDFNNDEAVGYLADRLNRLGVEDALMKAGARGGDGVAIGPEDNAVVFDWEPSVTAGAEMLGRRGEDHRFEAPRPATQRRRDKQAERDEAAQEFEGFEPF, encoded by the coding sequence ATGACCACCTTCGTGGACCGCGTCGAACTGCACGTCGCCGCGGGTAACGGGGGCCACGGCTGTGCCTCCGTCCACCGTGAGAAGTTCAAGCCGCTCGGCGGCCCCGACGGGGGCAATGGCGGCCGCGGCGGCGATGTGATCCTGGTCGTCGACCAGTCGGTCACCACGCTCCTCGACTACCACCACAAGCCGCACCGCAGCGCCACCAACGGCAAGCCCGGCGAGGGCGGCAACCGCTCCGGAAAGGACGGCCAGGACTTGGTCCTGCCGGTCCCGGACGGCACGGTGATCCAGGACAAGGCCGGCAACGTGCTCGCCGACCTGGTCGGCCACGGGACGTCCTACGTCGCAGCCCAAGGTGGTCGCGGCGGCCTCGGCAACGCCGCCCTCGCCTCGGCCCGCCGCAAGGCGCCCGGCTTCGCGCTGCTCGGCGAGCCCGGCGATTTCCACGACATCGTCCTGGAGTTGAAGACGGTCGCCGACGTGGCCCTCGTCGGCTACCCGAGCGCGGGCAAGTCGTCGCTGATCTCCGTCCTGTCCGCCGCCAAGCCGAAGATCGCGGACTACCCGTTCACGACCCTCGTCCCGAACCTGGGCGTGGTGACGGCGGGCGAGACCGTGTACACCATCGCCGACGTGCCGGGCCTCATCCCGGGCGCCAGCCAGGGCAAGGGTCTGGGCCTGGAGTTCCTGCGCCACGTCGAGCGGTGCAGTGTGCTGGTGCACGTGCTCGACACGGCCACGCTCGAATCCGAGCGCGACCCGCTCTCCGACCTCGACATCATCGAGGAGGAGCTCAAGCAGTACGGCGGCCTCGGCAACCGTCCGCGGCTCGTGGTCCTCAACAAGATCGACGTGCCGGACGGCAAGGACCTCGCGGAGATGGTGCGACCGGAGCTGGAGGATCGCGGGTACCGCGTCTTCGAGGTGTCCGCGGTGGCCCACATGGGGCTGAAGGAGCTGTCCTTCGCCCTCGCCGAGATGGTGGGCACGGCGCGCGCGGCCAAGCCGAAGGAGGAGGCGACCCGGATCGTCATCCGTCCCAAGGCGGTCGACGACACCGGCTTCACCGTCAGCCTGGAGGAGGACGGTCTGTTCCGCGTCCGGGGCGAGAAGCCCGAACGCTGGGTTCGCCAGACCGACTTCAACAACGACGAGGCCGTCGGCTACCTCGCCGACCGGCTCAACCGCCTCGGTGTCGAGGACGCGCTGATGAAGGCGGGTGCCCGCGGCGGCGACGGCGTCGCCATCGGTCCCGAGGACAACGCGGTCGTCTTCGACTGGGAGCCGTCCGTGACGGCCGGCGCCGAGATGCTCGGCCGCCGCGGTGAGGACCACCGTTTCGAGGCCCCGCGCCCCGCGACCCAGCGCCGCCGGGACAAGCAGGCCGAACGCGACGAGGCGGCCCAGGAGTTCGAGGGCTTCGAGCCCTTCTAG